A window from Littorina saxatilis isolate snail1 linkage group LG9, US_GU_Lsax_2.0, whole genome shotgun sequence encodes these proteins:
- the LOC138975456 gene encoding uncharacterized protein yields the protein MLFPHMKMVNTAISPCAMLFCRYMLLFYFTSLMYSAFVWSETTNPTTAVSDAALNGDTNNSPPPSKINSQPLVHSSTPLTNSSLFLKRLEHASAVNALSPEDLKKENDALSADSLKVRSETRPVNKSKTPVWYDTAGWLPKHGIRQDRSVNLIVLPMLVIFCFVLGVCLKCYSWVRDQDRIKARGQLDFEDDEINYEIITAGEQGYREVDIRSDCTSMYDTINSFRSLRLPINEHTVTSIKSLPPNTFETYRKLVLQKTKDGTVYDSVHSYKTFLERTMEMTEVDIEVELVDDYAPRPRSKSFSAEVTAAAAQKSRKRRLRRHSGGRSLEGNVRSQAEKERYRRHSENSKPRSNNPDSFQSKTFQRRSSPAILEPLFQGEEFRIPLELTEEEEEEEQDEKHPSAIPHSIIGRQSSNSSSSTGGSSQTSRQGREPSHKHRHGKHRRKRVSKERSAELLAKASSHSSGQCSDDSPRSSSSCKGSSSSNEIDSESDVTDSGLVVDLPKAEKSCFRNGKDRAGGNGLHRNSQKGDKREPRKVHRFKVSFVDEAALSAASE from the coding sequence ATGCTTTTCCCACATATGAAGATGGTAAATACAGCAATATCTCCATGCGCCATGCTTTTCTGCAGATACATGCTCCTCTTTTACTTTACGTCCTTGATGTACAGCGCTTTCGTCTGGTCTGAAACAACAAATCCCACCACAGCAGTCAGTGATGCGGCCCTCAACGGTGACACAAACAACAGTCCGCCGCCTTCGAAAATCAACTCTCAGCCTTTAGTTCACAGCTCTACGCCTTTGACGAACAGTAGTTTATTTCTGAAACGCCTCGAACATGCTTCTGCTGTAAACGCCCTAAGCCCTGAGGacttgaaaaaagaaaatgacGCTCTTTCGGCCGATTCCTTGAAAGTAAGGTCAGAAACCAGGCCAGTGAACAAATCCAAAACCCCTGTGTGGTACGACACTGCAGGATGGCTGCCCAAGCATGGCATCCGACAAGACAGGTCCGTCAACTTGATCGTCCTACCCATGCTGGTAATTTTCTGCTTCGTGTTAGGCGTCTGCCTCAAGTGTTACTCGTGGGTGAGGGATCAAGATCGAATAAAAGCTCGCGGCCAGCTGGATTTCGAGGACGATGAGATCAACTATGAAATCATAACGGCTGGAGAGCAAGGCTATCGAGAGGTTGATATCCGTTCCGACTGCACTTCCATGTACGACACCATTAACTCATTCCGCTCCCTGCGTCTTCCCATCAACGAACACACTGTCACCTCTATCAAGTCTTTGCCTCCTAACACCTTTGAGACTTACCGTAAATTGGTTTTGCAGAAGACAAAGGATGGCACTGTGTATGACAGCGTGCACTCTTACAAAACATTCCTGGAGAGAACCATGGAGATGACGGAGGTGGACATAGAGGTGGAACTCGTCGACGACTATGCTCCCAGACCCCGCAGCAAAAGTTTCAGTGCCGAAGTGACAGCCGCTGCTGCCCAGAAGTCTCGAAAACGGAGACTTCGTCGACATTCCGGAGGACGCAGCCTGGAAGGGAACGTCAGATCACAGGCAGAGAAAGAACGCTACCGAAGACACTCCGAAAACTCCAAACCCCGCTCGAACAACCCTGATTCCTTCCAAAGTAAAACATTCCAACGACGTAGCTCCCCCGCCATTTTAGAACCCCTCTTCCAAGGGGAGGAGTTTCGCATCCCCTTGGAACTGAccgaagaggaggaagaagaggaacagGATGAGAAGCACCCCTCTGCCATCCCTCACTCCATTATCGGCCGCCAGTCGTCAAACTCTTCCTCTTCCACGGGCGGGTCGAGTCAGACCTCACGCCAAGGTAGAGAACCTTCGCACAAGCATCGACACGGAAAGCACCGAAGGAAACGAGTGTCCAAAGAGCGGTCAGCGGAGCTCCTGGCCAAAGCGTCCAGTCACAGCAGCGGTCAGTGCTCCGACGACAGTCCCCGGAGCTCCTCGTCCTGCAAAGGCAGCAGCAGTTCAAACGAAATCGACTCGGAGAGCGACGTTACCGACAGCGGCCTTGTCGTCGACCTGCCAAAAGCAGAGAAAAGCTGCTTCAGGAACGGCAAAGACAGAGCTGGGGGTAACGGGTTGCACCGTAACTCCCAGAAGGGTGACAAAAGGGAGCCCAGAAAAGTTCACCGGTTCAAGGTCAGCTTTGTGGACGAAGCCGCCTTATCAGCTGCTTCTGAGTAG